Proteins encoded within one genomic window of Bacillus sp. F19:
- a CDS encoding arylamine N-acetyltransferase gives MNELNGLFRKRIGFPEYAKITFQDLDEVLEKTAKAIPFENLCIIDNKTLEISKENLISKVLIRKQGGLCYELNPLFYFFLMENDFPAKLVQGIVYDHAAKDWSRTGNTHAAILLMENEQTYLIDTGFGGNLPLKPVPLNGKIISSERGQFRITKTPDLQKDHCLEMKLKYKDKEWKKGYAFDSESIYMTELNEIQEIILDSAESPFNKNRLLTRFTENGNITLTDTSFTQSVNGEVKKESIDKANFESLAEKYFNMK, from the coding sequence ATGAATGAACTCAATGGATTATTCCGAAAACGAATCGGCTTTCCTGAATACGCAAAAATCACTTTTCAAGATTTGGACGAAGTTCTTGAAAAAACGGCGAAGGCCATTCCATTTGAAAACTTATGCATCATAGATAACAAGACTTTAGAGATCAGCAAAGAGAACTTAATCTCTAAAGTGCTGATCAGGAAACAAGGCGGTCTTTGTTATGAGCTGAATCCCCTTTTCTATTTTTTCCTGATGGAAAACGATTTTCCTGCAAAATTGGTCCAAGGGATTGTTTATGATCATGCTGCAAAAGACTGGAGCAGAACCGGCAATACCCACGCAGCCATCCTCCTTATGGAAAATGAGCAAACCTATCTAATAGATACCGGGTTTGGGGGAAATCTGCCGCTTAAACCCGTTCCTTTGAATGGTAAAATCATTTCCTCTGAGAGAGGGCAATTCAGAATTACGAAGACTCCTGATCTACAAAAGGATCACTGCCTGGAAATGAAGCTGAAATATAAAGATAAGGAATGGAAAAAAGGATATGCTTTTGATTCTGAAAGCATTTATATGACTGAACTGAACGAAATTCAAGAAATCATCCTTGATTCAGCGGAATCACCTTTTAATAAAAATCGCTTGCTGACCAGATTTACTGAAAATGGAAACATCACATTGACAGACACATCCTTTACACAGTCTGTGAATGGTGAAGTGAAGAAAGAATCAATAGACAAAGCTAATTTTGAATCACTTGCTGAGAAATATTTTAACATGAAGTAA
- a CDS encoding DUF2584 domain-containing protein produces MGMPLELNTMIVTKGRENRLEENLFSLEKEGYRIYPLEIPVEVRKTKEGEVSGQALIKKLELSDSKTILTYQLIALKSTN; encoded by the coding sequence ATGGGTATGCCTTTAGAATTGAACACGATGATCGTGACAAAAGGGAGAGAAAACCGATTAGAAGAGAATCTTTTTTCTCTCGAAAAAGAGGGCTATCGCATTTATCCGCTGGAGATTCCCGTTGAAGTCAGAAAAACAAAAGAAGGGGAAGTAAGCGGACAGGCTCTGATTAAAAAACTTGAGCTCTCTGATTCTAAAACCATTTTGACTTACCAGCTGATTGCGCTGAAATCTACAAATTAA
- a CDS encoding prolyl oligopeptidase family serine peptidase: MENGSIIERQLLPSPNPKIRLQLVTYFSEGLKVKGLLAEPAEEGKYDGFLYLRGGIKNVGKVRAGRIVQFASEGFVVMAPFYRGNQGGEGNEDFAGDDRYDALHALTLLKNHPKVDQERIHVFGFSRGGVMALFAGILDPDIRSLVTWGGVSDMALTYEEREDLRRMMKRVIGGTPAKYPERYKWRTPLYELEALKAPILIIHGAQDQNVSVEHAYLLEKRLGELGKRADTMYFEEYTHYFPPAVNRKVVRELTSWMKKQ; the protein is encoded by the coding sequence ATGGAAAATGGTTCAATAATCGAGCGTCAGCTGCTGCCGTCGCCTAATCCTAAAATCAGACTGCAGCTCGTTACCTATTTTTCCGAAGGGCTTAAGGTAAAGGGGCTCCTTGCTGAGCCGGCTGAAGAAGGAAAGTATGATGGTTTTCTTTATTTAAGAGGCGGAATTAAAAATGTAGGCAAGGTAAGAGCCGGACGGATTGTGCAATTTGCTTCAGAAGGCTTTGTCGTGATGGCTCCGTTTTACCGGGGGAATCAGGGAGGAGAAGGGAATGAAGACTTCGCAGGAGATGACAGGTACGATGCGCTGCATGCTCTGACGCTTTTAAAAAACCACCCTAAAGTTGATCAGGAACGAATCCATGTCTTCGGATTTTCAAGAGGAGGAGTGATGGCGCTTTTTGCAGGAATTTTAGATCCGGATATCCGTTCATTAGTTACATGGGGAGGTGTTTCTGATATGGCTCTTACATACGAGGAACGGGAAGACTTGCGGAGAATGATGAAGCGGGTGATAGGGGGGACACCTGCAAAATATCCTGAAAGATACAAGTGGAGAACTCCGCTGTATGAACTGGAAGCATTAAAGGCTCCAATTCTTATTATTCATGGTGCTCAGGATCAAAACGTTTCAGTCGAACATGCTTATCTGCTCGAAAAAAGACTTGGTGAACTTGGAAAAAGAGCAGATACGATGTATTTTGAGGAATATACGCATTATTTTCCTCCTGCAGTTAACCGAAAAGTAGTAAGAGAGCTGACTTCTTGGATGAAAAAGCAATAA
- a CDS encoding ABC transporter substrate-binding protein, translated as MKKSLIGFAVLALLIFTLSACNQNKPEKIRLAEVTHSIFYAPLYAAMSEGFFEEEGLNVELTTTWGGDKTMTALLSDGADIALVGSETSIYVSAQGTKDPVINFAQLTQTDGTFLVSREKIKNFSWDQLKGSTFLGQRKGGMPQMVGEFVLKQQGIDPQNDLNLIQNIDFANISSAFASGTGDFVQLFEPTASIFEKEGTGHIVASFGRESGKVPYTTFMAKESFLKEDSEAAEKFTKAIYKAQQWVEENSSETIAKAIAPQFKDTDLEIITTVVERYKEQGSFATDPILDEAEWTNLQNIMEEANELPERIEHETLVNTKFAEDAAK; from the coding sequence ATGAAAAAAAGTCTCATTGGCTTTGCGGTACTCGCTCTTCTTATCTTTACACTAAGTGCGTGCAATCAAAACAAGCCAGAAAAAATCAGGTTGGCTGAGGTTACTCATTCCATCTTTTATGCTCCTTTATATGCAGCAATGTCTGAAGGTTTTTTTGAAGAAGAAGGCCTGAATGTTGAGCTGACAACGACATGGGGCGGAGATAAAACAATGACAGCTCTTCTCTCAGACGGAGCTGATATTGCACTTGTTGGCTCTGAAACATCGATTTACGTTTCTGCTCAAGGCACTAAAGATCCGGTTATCAATTTTGCCCAGCTAACACAAACGGATGGAACGTTCCTCGTCTCAAGAGAAAAAATCAAGAATTTCAGCTGGGATCAGCTTAAAGGCAGTACTTTCCTTGGTCAGCGCAAAGGCGGAATGCCGCAAATGGTTGGAGAATTTGTATTAAAGCAGCAGGGAATTGATCCGCAGAATGATTTAAATCTGATTCAAAATATTGATTTTGCTAATATTTCGAGTGCATTTGCTTCAGGAACCGGCGATTTCGTTCAGCTGTTTGAGCCTACTGCCAGCATTTTTGAAAAAGAAGGCACAGGCCACATTGTGGCATCATTCGGAAGAGAATCCGGTAAAGTTCCTTACACAACATTTATGGCAAAAGAAAGCTTTTTAAAAGAGGATTCAGAAGCTGCAGAAAAATTTACAAAAGCTATTTATAAAGCACAGCAATGGGTTGAAGAAAACAGCTCTGAAACCATTGCAAAAGCCATTGCCCCGCAATTTAAAGATACAGACCTTGAGATTATCACAACTGTAGTTGAACGCTATAAAGAGCAGGGATCTTTTGCGACTGATCCAATCCTTGATGAGGCTGAATGGACCAATCTTCAAAACATCATGGAAGAAGCGAACGAATTGCCGGAACGTATTGAACACGAGACTCTGGTTAATACGAAGTTCGCAGAAGACGCTGCAAAGTAA
- a CDS encoding ABC transporter ATP-binding protein yields the protein MSFLTIQHIHHMYFTKESATLALEDIDLQIEEGEFISFLGPSGCGKTTLLSIIAGLISPTKGSILMEDRPVKKDSSAIGYMLQQDYLFPWKTIEENILLGLKIGGNLSAKAKEKSLSLLKDMGLENVEKKYPRQLSGGMRQRAALVRTLSTNPKLLMLDEPFSALDYQTKLKLEDLVWSTLKDFRKTALLVTHDIGEAIAMSDRIFLLSSKPGRIAQIFHVPEELKNLTPFTARQHPSFTDLFQHIWKELDQLDGKE from the coding sequence ATGTCTTTCTTGACGATCCAGCATATCCACCATATGTATTTTACAAAAGAATCAGCAACCCTTGCATTAGAGGATATTGATTTACAAATAGAGGAAGGAGAATTCATCTCCTTTCTTGGCCCGAGCGGATGCGGCAAAACTACCCTGCTGTCCATAATCGCGGGCCTGATTTCACCAACAAAAGGAAGCATTTTAATGGAAGACAGACCAGTCAAAAAAGACTCCTCTGCCATTGGATATATGCTGCAGCAGGATTACCTGTTCCCGTGGAAAACGATTGAAGAAAACATTCTGCTCGGACTGAAAATCGGAGGTAACCTTTCAGCAAAAGCGAAAGAGAAAAGCCTTTCCCTTCTAAAAGATATGGGACTTGAGAATGTCGAGAAGAAATACCCCCGGCAGCTCTCGGGCGGCATGAGGCAGCGTGCAGCTCTGGTCAGAACGCTCTCTACAAACCCTAAGCTTCTTATGCTTGATGAACCTTTTTCAGCGCTTGATTATCAAACAAAGCTAAAGCTCGAAGACCTCGTCTGGAGCACATTGAAGGATTTCAGGAAAACAGCCCTGCTTGTCACACATGATATTGGCGAAGCCATCGCTATGAGTGACCGCATCTTTCTTCTTTCCTCTAAACCAGGCAGAATCGCTCAAATCTTTCACGTGCCAGAAGAATTAAAGAACCTTACACCATTTACCGCGAGACAGCATCCCTCCTTTACAGATCTTTTTCAGCACATTTGGAAGGAGCTGGATCAGCTTGATGGAAAAGAATGA
- a CDS encoding ABC transporter permease, with product MEKNELNRLHQSYLKGLKKEKNWVKFYQILIFITFFSLWELAGKREWIDPLLFSYPSKIWSLFLEKAADGSLLSNLSVTLFETVLGFIIGTLSGTVLAAVLWWSKRLSNILDPYLVILNAMPKVALGPILIVALGPGYFSIIAMGAIISIIITTIVVYTAFREIDSNYLKVLQTFGASKWQMFKEAVLPASFPTIISTLKVNVGLSWVGVIVGEFLVSAKGLGYLIIYGFQVFNFTLVLLSLIIIACFATIMYQAVELLERKLVKDDE from the coding sequence ATGGAAAAGAATGAATTAAACAGATTGCATCAATCTTATTTAAAAGGTTTGAAAAAAGAGAAAAACTGGGTAAAGTTTTATCAAATTCTTATCTTTATCACTTTTTTCTCACTATGGGAATTAGCTGGAAAGAGAGAGTGGATTGACCCCCTGCTGTTCAGTTATCCTTCTAAAATATGGAGCTTATTTTTGGAAAAGGCAGCTGATGGATCGCTCTTATCAAATTTGAGTGTCACCTTATTTGAAACCGTTCTTGGGTTTATAATCGGCACCCTGTCCGGCACTGTGCTTGCAGCTGTTCTCTGGTGGTCTAAGCGGCTGTCAAATATTCTTGATCCATACTTGGTCATTTTAAATGCCATGCCAAAGGTTGCGCTTGGACCTATATTAATCGTTGCACTTGGACCGGGTTATTTCTCTATTATTGCGATGGGCGCCATCATCTCTATCATTATAACAACAATCGTAGTTTATACGGCATTCAGAGAAATTGATTCTAACTACCTAAAGGTGCTTCAGACATTCGGCGCTTCAAAATGGCAGATGTTTAAAGAAGCCGTACTGCCCGCATCATTTCCTACGATTATTTCTACCTTGAAAGTTAATGTAGGACTCTCATGGGTTGGTGTCATAGTCGGAGAATTCCTGGTATCCGCAAAAGGTTTGGGCTACTTGATCATTTACGGCTTTCAGGTCTTCAACTTCACTCTCGTTCTTCTCTCGCTTATCATTATCGCCTGCTTTGCAACCATTATGTATCAGGCCGTTGAACTGCTGGAGAGAAAGCTGGTTAAGGATGATGAATAG
- a CDS encoding S8 family peptidase: protein MEKSIKLIPYKVDNQLVEVHQIPEGVDLIQAPALWSKGFKGKDVLIAVIDTGCDAQHPDLKGRVIGGRNFTDDDNGDPEVFRDYNGHGTHVSGTIAAVNAESGVIGVAPEAKLLILKALGGEEGSGAYEWIINAIEYAISEKADIISMSLGGPTDVPELHQAVQKAVQNQILVVCAAGNEGDGNSKTSEFSYPGCYNEVISVGAISLQRKSSYFTNSNNEIDAVAPGEKIISTIPGGKYAVFSGTSMSAPHVSGALALVKRLSESEFDRTLTEPEIYAQLMKRTISLGFPKSLEGNGLIYLTAPDLLADFLKKEKIPSTIDV from the coding sequence ATGGAAAAGTCTATTAAATTAATCCCGTACAAAGTTGACAATCAGCTTGTAGAGGTACATCAAATCCCGGAAGGCGTGGATTTAATTCAAGCCCCCGCATTATGGAGCAAAGGATTTAAAGGCAAAGATGTTTTGATCGCAGTAATTGATACAGGGTGTGATGCTCAGCACCCGGATTTAAAGGGCAGAGTAATCGGCGGCCGCAACTTTACAGATGATGATAATGGAGATCCGGAAGTATTTAGAGACTACAACGGCCACGGAACTCATGTGTCCGGTACGATTGCTGCCGTAAATGCTGAATCAGGAGTTATTGGGGTAGCACCTGAAGCTAAGCTCCTTATTTTAAAAGCACTTGGCGGTGAAGAAGGTTCAGGTGCCTATGAGTGGATTATTAATGCCATTGAATATGCTATCTCAGAGAAGGCTGATATTATCTCGATGTCTCTCGGCGGACCAACAGACGTGCCTGAGCTTCATCAGGCCGTTCAGAAGGCTGTCCAAAATCAAATCCTTGTCGTATGTGCAGCTGGAAATGAAGGCGATGGCAACAGCAAAACATCTGAGTTTTCTTACCCTGGCTGCTATAATGAAGTCATTTCAGTCGGAGCAATCAGCCTTCAAAGAAAATCTTCTTACTTTACAAATTCCAATAATGAAATAGATGCCGTGGCACCAGGTGAGAAAATTATTTCTACCATTCCAGGCGGAAAATATGCCGTTTTCAGCGGAACATCGATGTCCGCACCGCACGTTTCAGGCGCTCTTGCATTAGTGAAACGCCTGTCTGAAAGTGAATTTGATCGAACGCTCACTGAACCTGAAATTTACGCACAGCTAATGAAACGAACCATTTCACTAGGTTTTCCAAAAAGCCTTGAGGGAAACGGGCTGATTTACTTGACTGCACCAGACCTGCTTGCCGATTTTCTTAAAAAAGAAAAAATCCCTTCAACAATTGATGTTTGA
- the ytkD gene encoding nucleoside triphosphatase YtkD: MFRFKDYYHNEVHLSFEEYPFSKEPKHVWVICRYGDQWLLTIHRDRGYEFPGGKVENSESPDDAALREVKEETGATVSKLRYIGQYKVLGKEKTIIKNIYYAEIGEIIPQTDYLETKGPILFEALPEDIGRNRKFSFIMKDNVLVKSLEKVLAEYLV, from the coding sequence ATGTTTCGATTTAAAGATTATTATCACAATGAAGTTCATCTGTCTTTTGAAGAATATCCATTTTCAAAAGAACCTAAGCATGTTTGGGTCATTTGCCGGTATGGGGATCAGTGGCTGCTTACGATTCATAGAGATCGCGGATATGAATTTCCCGGCGGCAAGGTCGAAAACTCAGAAAGTCCTGATGATGCTGCGTTAAGAGAAGTAAAAGAAGAAACAGGAGCAACCGTATCAAAACTAAGATATATAGGACAGTATAAGGTGCTCGGAAAAGAAAAAACCATCATTAAAAACATCTATTACGCAGAAATTGGCGAGATTATCCCACAAACCGACTATCTTGAAACAAAAGGACCAATCTTATTTGAAGCACTGCCCGAGGATATCGGGAGGAATCGCAAGTTCAGCTTTATTATGAAAGATAATGTATTGGTTAAGAGCCTGGAGAAAGTCTTGGCTGAATATTTGGTATGA
- a CDS encoding hydrolase, which produces MSDTKQTYFVTVANGEISQLSTSAPWDYKIEATEEEITSLREYFDQVYSSDWQGFFRAHVPYLEYHYDRQNDAIDQTNYKIYEMIYKLGDEEAKNHIRSQGILKKIEEQQ; this is translated from the coding sequence ATGTCAGATACGAAGCAAACTTATTTTGTAACGGTTGCGAACGGTGAAATATCACAGCTGAGCACGTCAGCTCCGTGGGATTATAAGATTGAAGCGACAGAAGAAGAAATTACATCGCTCAGAGAGTATTTTGATCAGGTGTATTCGTCTGACTGGCAGGGTTTTTTCAGAGCCCATGTACCGTATTTAGAATATCATTATGACAGGCAGAATGATGCAATTGATCAAACGAATTATAAAATTTATGAAATGATTTATAAGCTTGGAGACGAAGAAGCCAAGAATCACATTCGTTCCCAGGGAATTCTAAAAAAGATTGAAGAACAACAATAG
- a CDS encoding phage holin family protein yields MSRPEMGLLMFTSIYFSVLTFIVGELHEIFLILLSLMFIELVTFILADALTNTGNLLRNSMSRLGAKVIIISVVAVANLIDLVLNTNYILRDGTICFYIVFEALHILRNAHYVKLPVPKFLIRILEFIEQLFKK; encoded by the coding sequence ATGTCTCGTCCAGAAATGGGCTTGCTTATGTTTACATCCATTTATTTTTCCGTGCTCACCTTCATAGTTGGCGAGCTTCATGAAATTTTTTTAATTCTGCTTTCGTTAATGTTCATTGAGTTAGTCACATTTATTCTGGCAGATGCTCTAACCAATACTGGAAATTTGCTTAGAAATTCGATGTCAAGGCTTGGTGCAAAGGTTATCATCATTTCAGTCGTGGCTGTTGCAAATTTAATTGATTTGGTGCTTAATACGAACTATATACTGCGTGATGGAACGATCTGCTTCTATATAGTTTTCGAAGCTCTCCACATCTTAAGAAATGCTCATTATGTGAAGCTGCCTGTTCCGAAGTTTTTAATTAGGATTTTAGAGTTTATTGAGCAATTGTTTAAAAAATGA